ctgtctctctctctctctctgtctctctctctctctctgtctctctctctctctctgtctctctctctctctctgtctctctctctctctgtctctctctctctctctgtctctctctctctctctctgtctctctctctctctctctctctctctctctctctctctctatctctctctctctctctctcactctctctctctctctctctctctctatcatctctctctctctctctctctatctcgtctctctctctctctcatctctctctctctctctctctctctctctctctctctctctctctctctctctctctctctctcatctctctctctctctctctctctctctctctctctcctggacaccagacaggcaggaagcccctcgccgCCTGTGTGGTGACGCCTTCCTCAGTTACAGGTGCAAGGTCGGTGTGCATCCTTGGTGCAGCCCCAGGGTTCCTGCAGGAACAGCCACGGCCAGGAGCAGCGTTGCAATGGAGGGTGCGAGGCcaggcaacagcagcagcagcagcagcagtagtaacagcctGGAGCAGCAGGTGACCCAAGGCGGGAGGACCTACACTTGTGACCACTGCGGCAAATTGTGCTCCACCAAGGCTGCCATTGCCAGACACGTCCTCTCCCATGCCAGCAAGACAAGGctgagaggcaggagtggccCCGCTGAACACACTGCCACCCACACTGGTGGCAGGAACCACAAGTGTGACCTCTGCGGGAAGACATTTGTCCAGAAGAGTCATCTTgcctcacacatcctcacccacactggggagagaaagttccagtgcctggagtgtgggaaaagatttacccagaaaAGTCATCttaacagacacatcctcacccacactggggagagaaagttccagtgcctggagtgtgggaaaagatttacccaggagagtcatcttaacacacacatcctcacccacactggggagagaaagttccagtgcctggagtgtatGAAAAAATTTACCCAGAAAAGTGATCttaacagacacatcctcatccacactggggagagaaagttccagtgcctggagtgtgggaaaagatttacccggaagggttcccttaacacacacatcctcacccacactggggagagaaagttccagtgcctggagtgtgggaaaagatttacccggaaGGGTACTCTTGagagacacatcctcacccacactggggagagaaagttccagtgcctggagtgtgggaaaagatttacccggaagggttcccttaacacacacatcctcacccacactggggagagaaagttccagtgcctggagtgtgggaaaagatttaccatGAAGagttcccttaacacacacatcctcacccacactggggagagaaagttccagtgcctggagtgtgggaaaagatttacccagaagTGTACTCTTGACAgtcacatcctcacccacactggggagagaaagttccagtgcctggagtgtgggaaaagatttacccaggagagtaatcttaacacacacatcctcacccacactggggagagaaagttccagtgcctggagtgtgggaaaagatttacccggaagggttcccttaacacacacatcctcacccacactggggagagaaagttccagtgcctggagtgtgggaaaagatttaccgaGAAGTGTACTCTTGACAgtcacatcctcacccacacttgggagagaaagttccagtgcctggagtgtgggaaaagatttacccaggagagt
The window above is part of the Scylla paramamosain isolate STU-SP2022 unplaced genomic scaffold, ASM3559412v1 Contig4, whole genome shotgun sequence genome. Proteins encoded here:
- the LOC135096562 gene encoding gastrula zinc finger protein XlCGF57.1-like, with product MEGARPGNSSSSSSSSNSLEQQVTQGGRTYTCDHCGKLCSTKAAIARHVLSHASKTRLRGRSGPAEHTATHTGGRNHKCDLCGKTFVQKSHLASHILTHTGERKFQCLECGKRFTQKSHLNRHILTHTGERKFQCLECGKRFTQESHLNTHILTHTGERKFQCLECMKKFTQKSDLNRHILIHTGERKFQCLECGKRFTRKGSLNTHILTHTGERKFQCLECGKRFTRKGTLERHILTHTGERKFQCLECGKRFTRKGSLNTHILTHTGERKFQCLECGKRFTMKSSLNTHILTHTGERKFQCLECGKRFTQKCTLDSHILTHTGERKFQCLECGKRFTQESNLNTHILTHTGERKFQCLECGKRFTRKGSLNTHILTHTGERKFQCLECGKRFTEKCTLDSHILTHTWERKFQCLECGKRFTQESNLNTHILTHTGERKFQCLECGKRFNRKGTLDSHILTHTGERKFQCLECGKRFTQESNLNTHILTHTGERKFQCLECGKRFTRKGSLDRHILTHTGKKKRKHPKS